The Kryptolebias marmoratus isolate JLee-2015 linkage group LG1, ASM164957v2, whole genome shotgun sequence sequence TCGCGCAAGCAAAGGAGGTGCaagaaaatgggttttaaaaTAGTTCTGGGTGCTGCTAGCAGCAGAGGGGTTCgagctgaaactgaaatcaTGACGCtttggatgtttaaaaaaaaacccataaagaaATATGTAAAGAAGCCGGGCACCTATAGGTGATCAGTGTGGCGTCTAATCTGAAAGTTAATGTTAGTTTATGTTCTTGTTCATTTACCATGAAAGGAGTAGTTTGCaatgcaataaaagaaaaacccaatttaaaaaaattaaaagcatttccttgaaggaatgccgcCTTTTTATGCCACAGTTTGAAATGCGATTacggtcaaaccttgaaagtaacttTGTGCTCAGGCTCGTGCGATATCACACATCGTCACACTCAGACTATGCGCTGTTCGTGACCCTCAGCTACAACCGCATCAAACCTGAGCTGAATATGTGTGGAACTGACCGAGTTGTAGCCAACAAAGTGCTGGTAGATTGGCTGTAGCGGCTATCTTGCATTGCCTCCAAAAATGATTCAGTCGTAGATCTGCACCCattgattacttcctgcaagtttgaataaaatctatccaatggttcatgagatattttgctaagagacagatACACGCGCACACACAGCCGTTCACACCTGGGACTATTGTCGAAGACCGAACCGGTTTGGCTCAACTCAGTTCTGCCCAATGTGAATTTTATGACAAGCTATAAATACGATGTTTGCTCGCTGCTATGAGTGGATGTTACAACTGAGCACTGAACCTTTAACCCACTCAGAGAGAGAATTTaaagtttgtcttcatgtttaatATAAGCAATCAACTTTTCACGATCCATGGGTCTTTCTCACAGAGTGACGACGGGGATATGAGTGGATGAATCAGGACCCTCGTTCGGAGTAACGAGGGTGTCGCTCCGGTCCCGCCGTGAGCTGATCTAAAAGGCAAAGCTTTCGGTCTACAGGTCCAGGCCACGCTCCAACCCTCACACCTGGTACCGCAACGACCAGCTCCTGGATTcgagtggctgaaatgagcttcctctgtcgGGCGGCTGAGTTTAGTCTCAGAGGTAAGGGATGATAGCTCGGGCACCCGATGAGGACGCCCCAtctggaggttttttttattccccccgCCACGTCTGAGAGGAGACCTGCAGGGATTATATAATGGTAgagtgtctgccctgaaactgggaggttgtgggttcaatctCTGGCCGTGTCATACCAAAgaccaccctgcttgacactcagcattaaagGTTGGAATTGGgaggttagatcaccaaatgattcccgagcgcagcaccgctgctgctcaccgctgctgctcaccgctccctcaggggatgggtcaaatgcaaaatttcacacactcaggtgtgtgacaatcagtggatcgATGTTTCTATatgtcctctctggcctgggaacaacTTGGGAGGTCAAAGAGTGTAGCTGGGGAGAGATTTccttcctggacctgttgcctctgtgacccgaTCACGGATAAGAAGCAGAAAACGCATGACCAGACgataaacttttacaaaaacagctgtcaACACCAGGAAAGTGGCGTTGATGCTGGGGTATCCTTGGACAGGTTTGATCATGCGGCACTAAATCACTCACAGGTTGCTTTTAATTGATGAAGCTGATGGttggggcttcaaagcaaaggggCTAAATACTTATGCACACAAAGAATCCAGTTCAACCCCACTCTGTAAGGCAACAAAGTAGGAAAAACACCAAGAGGGATGAATACTTATCTGTCTTGTTCACAGAGCTGTGTGAGTTTGAATCCTGCAGTATATAAATCTATCAATCCTCAGCTCGGGCAGTCTGCAGGTTCCTTAGATCATTTCTCTCATGTTTTTTccctaaaacagtttttgagcTGGCCACGCGCAGCCTGCACGTTTCAAACAACTCTTATTtcctccacccctccacccGTGCTGGCGCGCGCCTGCCCTTCCCGCGCGCACGCGAGCCGCGGACAAGTTCTTACGTAAGATGTTCCCAGTCACATCCCGAGCGCGAGGAGCGAGGAGCGAGGCGCGAGGCGCGAGGCTTCAAGAAGAGCTAGATCTCCCGGCCGGACACACGGCTCCGGCTCGTCTCGGACCTGCTCCTCCACCGCCTCCCCGGAAAAAAAGTGGCGCAACTGATGCGCAACACTGACCGAAGTCCGCAGAAGGAGGGAGATTTCGGTAAGAAACGGCGGCCAATTTcacaaaatgctaattaaacCTAATTTACTGCAAAGCCTGCTaggtattatatatatatatatatatatttatatatatatatatatatatatatatatatatatatatatgtatatagtCGTGCCACAGCGACGCTCTAATGGCGTTTCAGAGACTTTAATAACAAACAGCTGTCTACTTATTTGACTTGATTTTctcctgtctttgtctctgGGGGACACAGTTCTGGTTAGTAACCATTCTTCCGGTTCTTAGGTTGTCCCTCGGACaggagacacaggtgtgtgtctCCTACATGTAGGGACAAAGCATCCAGCACCTGCTTAAAGCctcattattatttaatgtgttCATTCTGTCTGAATTCATTCTGTGTCCCACGAACTAAATTTAGACTGTttacaccccccaccccctctctcCCCACTGTGAAAATGGCAAACATGTGGGATCATTTGCCCTCAAGAGTGACCTCTCGTGTCAGTGAGTGCTCTGAGTCCATCTCATCTCCCTGCCAGCAGACACGGCGCTGCATCACTGGAAGTGTCCAAATCCTGCCACGGACAATCAGCGTCACGGTGTACGGCACAAGGAGGGGAAATTCAGCTCAACCAAAGGTCCAGAAGAAAGACTTTAATTCGCAAAGGAGTTTGAAAGCTGCTTCTTCTGCCAACAGCTTCCCTCCCTGTTGTTCGAAATACTCCCGCTAATTACCGGAGACAAACAGCACGCCCTAATAGGTCGTTACTGCTCATAACAGAGAGGGCCGCAGGTAATTAACGCCCCGCCTGTCAACATTTGTCATGGTTAAGGTGTCCTCTGTTACAGATGATGGATCCGCTCAAGCCTGCAGATGTAATGCTGTTTGCATAGCTGCGCTGGAAAACTAATTTCTGAGGAACTGAGCCGAAGGGCGAGCCGTATCGCTTCATCAGCGTGGTTCCACGCTGAAATGTGCACGCAAATGAAAAGATCCTCCCGCACCTCTTAGACGTCGTTGGTCGGGTTGGTGTAATGAAATTGTATCCGTGTAATGTTTTCTGGTACATTAATTTGTTCAGTCAGAAGAGGAGCACGCGTGCTGCTGGGAGCTGCTGGGACTGTTCGGCGACAGCGAGCACGGTGCCCTTTATGGACGGCAACAGAATCAGAGGACAGTGAGAGGAAATGATTGTCTCTGAGCAGTCATAATCTCCCTGTTATTGTGATGGAAATTTAAATCAGCGGGCTATTATAGCGTcgctgaaaaaaagaagaaaaaatagtcTGGATCTTTGCTGTTTCCTTGATGATCTTCATCAGTGCATCCGTTATTTTTATCGCCTGAGCTCGACAAGCCTCATATCTGCTCTGATTATTTCCCAGCAGCGCGCACAAAGGAGTGTTTCATAAGAAACAACGAAAAGACGACATCCAAACGCACAGCGACTTTTAAAGGGACGTTTTGGTCGTTTCCGAGTGGGGCTTTGTGGAAAAGTTGTGGACAGCTGAAGGAAATGTATTCTCTGGGAAATGCAGCGCAAATATGAGGAAGCCGAAAAATGAGCTACGATTAGAGCAGAACAGAGGCTGAAATAAGCAGAAcgcaagctaaaagcagctaaacacTAAAAGCAGCGGAGCAGttcctggaagctgaaaacaGCAAAGGAGCGGAGGAGTAGCTAAAACTcagcaaaagtagcaaaacagatgctaaagctaaaatgagtaaaacagttaaatttgcaaaacaaatgttaaaatgagcaaaactgtaacgAAAAGTAGCAACACAGACGCAAAAGCTAAATTAGCTAAAATAGGCAAAGCAGATGCTAagatttaaatggtaaatggcttgcacttatatagcgctttatctagtccaaggaccccaaagcgctttacactacaatcattcacccattcatccacacattcacacactgatggtggtaagctacattgtagccatagctgccctggggcgggctgacagaagtgaggctgccatcacaccggcaccaccgagccctctgaccaccatcagtaggcaaggcgggtgaagtgtcttgcccaaggacacaacggctgagacagccggagcaggggcttgaaccagcaaccctccgattacaggacaaacccctacctcctgagccactgccgccaaagaaagcttgttaaaaaatcaacaaaacagatgtcaaacattaaattagtaaaacattataaaattaCCAAACCAGATGCTAAAATTAGTTAATCTCAagcaaaaatgatcaaaacataTGTtaaggctaaaatgagcaaaacagcagccAAACGAAatagaacagtagctaaaattaacagaagagtagctaaaatgagcaaaactgtagctaaaagtgggagaatgatagctaaaagctcaaagtagcataagaagacaaaaatggagccagtttgttaaagctgattttaaagagaacaatgtttttaaaaggcctgaagagatctcagtgtacatgtttgtaaaagagattttattttacataaagttaaatgttttgaaatgtatcATAGgtataaaaaacagaagtcatagcacagcagctcctgaaaaagcagaacgttttgatatattgAAGGGTAAAATAGCCCACTCTGGTCTCGGCTGCATTTGGACGagcctttagcttgtcagtcctgttagatgtatattttgttttccccaaactgaggccTTTGAAAGCGCCATCTAAAATGGATAGAATATTAATATCCCATAACTTTTcaacagagccccacttcaaaatggccaaaatatccctttaagtttCTAGTTGGAGCAACAGAACCAGATATGCTTATTTAAAAAGAGgtgaaaaagaaatgattaaatcaGCTTTCAGAGGGTTAACATGAATTTTCTAGTCAACTTTTTATCTGGAGACTTTAAATGAAATACACGTCTGTGGCTCTGTCATTTTGTTGAGCGTTTACATctttttattgctctttttttaggCCACAGATGAAGACTGCCACGAAGACTACCTAAGGTTATGGATCAGGGAAAACTGAAAGATGCAAAGCTTATTAATGAAGTGATCACTGCAGGCGTGGGGAAGTGAATTCGTTTAGTCTCCTGGCTGCGAGCCGAGAAACTGCCGTCATGGAGCTGCAGCCCAACACCAATCACAACCAAGCCCTGTGGAAAGAGATACCGTGGGATTTCACCCAGGACTGCTCGCTCTCCGTCAGTGGCACCACCTTCCTCATCATCGCTTACAGCACGGTGATGGCGGTGGGCCTCATTGGGAACTCTTGCCTGGTGTTTGTCATCACGCGGCACAAGGAGATGCAGAACGTCACCAACATCTTCATCGTCAACCTGTCCTGTTCGGACATTCTGATGTGCATTATATGCCTGCCGGTCACGATCATTTACACCCTGATGGACCGGTGGATCCTCGGCGAGACTCTGTGTAAGCTCACCCCCTTCATCCAGTGCATTTCTGTTACCGTCTCCATCTTCTCCCTCGTCCTCATCGCCATGGAGCGCTACCAGCTCATCGTCCACCCGACTGGATGGAAACTTTTGGTACGACAGTCCTACTTGGCAGTGGCCGTCACCTGGATCATGGCCTGCCTGATCTCCGTGCCTTTCCTCCAGTACAGCGTACTGGCGATGCCTTTCCAGAACCTGAGCCTCCCCATCCCAATCAGCGACGACGCCGTGTGTATGGAGAGGTGGCCGTCTATTCAGAAGCGGCGCGCTTACACCACCTCCCTGCTCGCCTTCCAGTATTTCCTCCCCCTCGGCCTGATCATGGTCTGCTACCTGCACATCTACCTGCGCCTGATGAGGAGGAAGGACATGGTGGAGCGTGGCAGAAACGCTACTCAGAAGAAGAACAAGGGCTCCACGAGGATCAACGTCATGCTCATCGCCATCGTGGTGGCGTTTGCCATCTCCTGGCTCCCTCTCAACGTCTTCAACACGGTGTTCGACTGGAACCACGAGGCCATCCCATCCTGTGGCCACGACATCATCTTTTCCTTCTGCCACCTCACAGCGATGACCTCCACCTGTGTCAACCCCATCATCTACGGCTTCCTCAACAGTAACTTCCAGAAGCAGCTCAAGTCCACCGTGCTGCGGTGTCGCTGCTGGAGGGCAGCAGACAGGTACGAGAGCGTCCCGCTCTCTACTGTCAGCACTGAAGTCACCAAGGGGTCAGTCCTAAGTAATGGGTCAATCACTGTCAACTCATAAATACAAGGCACAATTAAGAGACAGAGGAACCAGAAAGGCCTCCTCAGCCAACACTGCGTCATCATTCAGAGATTTTTTTGGCTTCCTTGATCGCAAACGAAAGACTGACATTCGCAAAGGTGAAGACCTTACAATAACAGTGCAGGAAAACTAATTGTGGACATGTACCTACCTGGCACAGTGTTCCTGATTTAGTGCGAGCTCACACTTAGCAGGCAGATAATGAAATGAGGGAGCAAAGGTCGGGCGAGTTTTAACTATGGTTGGACAACTGCGGACACTTCACATGAGCACGTCTGGAGATGCCGTCTGTACAGTTCATTGTCCTCGAGCCGTGGtctcataaaaacaaagagacgGCCTTGAAACTGCTGAATGAGTGTCATGTTTTCTCTGCGAAGCTCTTAAATCTATTCAGACATCCTGTTCACGTGAATCTCAGTCCCTATCAAAGGCTTTTGAAACTTTTACCTGCTGCAAATGTGGCGAACCATCAAAGGGGACTGGAGAAAACGCagaaaatgttccattttttttcttttttttaattgagctgttttatgttgatgttATTGGTGAAAATATTATGGGATTGTAGACTGTGGCGTGTTAATGATTATCAACCGAGAAGCTTATCTCGCAGCTGAAGGAGCCACCATTAGCGCACCTGAGTGGCTCCAAGCGCTCATTCATTCGATTTACCGGCGTCATCTTAATGCTTTTCTTATTGCTGAAACTCACCGCCATCGCTGTAACAGTCTGTTACAGAGGACCCCGGTTAGAACTGCACACGTCTCGTGCTGTCAGCCAAGGTCTGAACTCCAGTATGTACATATAAGTGTGGGATAGCGTCTCTCATAAAATGCGCCAGACAACAACCGTATATCAGCTgcaataaagcaaaataaaagtgacaatGAAGGACTTTGTCAGAGCAGGTTTCCTCTGCTGTAAATATCACATGACGGAGTTATGGTTTACGGCGTGGGCTTAAATAAAGAGCACTTCTGGCATTCCAAGTAACTTAGTAACTCGCTGTTAGTCACTTTGTGCTTATTTAATTGCATTTAATccaacactttatttttaatggtaaCATCTGTGGTGTAATATTTGGGATTCAGTTGTTACTATTTGACTTTCAGTTCTCCGgttgttctgttctttttggGGGGAGTGTTCTAGCAGCAAAGGTGCAGGGGccttctttattttcatttgtgttatttGCAGCTTCTTAACATCTGTGCATTAAAAGCCACATCGTGCTGAAACAAATGTTGACCCAGTCTCATATTTCTTACAGAACTGAAGCCCCGAGTTTGAGATATTTCATTCAACTTCGTGTTTTTGcactaaacaaaactaaattgaTCTAATTATTAGGCTCaatttattcattattcatcCTTGAGTTTGATTAcgtttatctttttaaagtgtactttctttttttttttttcactttttcaaataaaatttcaaaagcCATTTGagctgattttagattttaatatgTAAATATGTGAAGATTTGTTATGTAATTTTCTATTATTGAAattaagtaatttaaaaaaataggctAATCTAGAATTCAAAACACTtttgaattcattttgtttatgtacgaaaaaaaaaacttgactggGATTTCTTCTTAAAACTAGATACGGCTAAAATTAGATAAACTATGGCTAAAAGCCTAAATGAGCACAACAGTAGTTtcagctaaaattagtaaaacaacaaataatattaCAATTAGCGTAACTattgctaaaagctgaaaacagcaaaaccgaagataaaagctacaattagcaaaacagtagctaaaagtagcagaagaagaaagtaTGTGGAGTCAGATTcaaaaacagcaatattttgaaggatttgaacagatctaaatgtatttctatgcagttttaatttaaataaagttcaatattttgaaaagtataaaaggtaCAAGACCCAAAGATCATAACACACTAATTCCAttcgagctgaacgttttgatatatgaatggttaaaatcgcagaagtagtttgattgtaaaaaaggtgtgaaataaactataataagaaaaacaacagtaagagttattatcttacctggtGTACAAACAGTAGCTttctgaacaacctcagtttggaaaagcaGAGTTCAGGACAGGAtcgacaagctaacggctagtctgaacgcTGCCCGGACCAATCTGGAGAGCTGCCGCCATTTTAAAAGAGCACGGGTCACAAAGATTTcacagcggttcatgcaaactctGTTCAGAGTTGCTCAGCTTTGCATTATTTACACAGGATCGGATGGTGATTTGCAAGTGTAAACAGTAGCAGCTAGCCCTAGCACTTCCAGGGCTGCATGGGATCAGTTCTGGCAGGAATTTCACAACATGTCTGACGAAATAACTACAATGCCAAACTGACTGAGGACTCAAAGCTTAAATAATAGAgtttgcataaactgctgtGATATTTTGAAGATTAGAGTTGCTTCGAAAGTGGGTCTAACAGCTCGTCAATATGGCCTGAAAGAGGGCCGCTGCTCTCTTAAAACAATTaatcttcaaaatttcaaaGTGGTTTATGCAAAGGCTAAATTTAAACTTGTATACTATAAtgtttttggcagaaatattgtgaaattCCTGCTGGAATTAAGCCTGAGCTAGCCTGGAGATGCAACAGTTAGCTGCTGTTATGTGTGCAAAAAAT is a genomic window containing:
- the npy8br gene encoding neuropeptide Y receptor Y8b — protein: MELQPNTNHNQALWKEIPWDFTQDCSLSVSGTTFLIIAYSTVMAVGLIGNSCLVFVITRHKEMQNVTNIFIVNLSCSDILMCIICLPVTIIYTLMDRWILGETLCKLTPFIQCISVTVSIFSLVLIAMERYQLIVHPTGWKLLVRQSYLAVAVTWIMACLISVPFLQYSVLAMPFQNLSLPIPISDDAVCMERWPSIQKRRAYTTSLLAFQYFLPLGLIMVCYLHIYLRLMRRKDMVERGRNATQKKNKGSTRINVMLIAIVVAFAISWLPLNVFNTVFDWNHEAIPSCGHDIIFSFCHLTAMTSTCVNPIIYGFLNSNFQKQLKSTVLRCRCWRAADRYESVPLSTVSTEVTKGSVLSNGSITVNS